A stretch of Canis lupus baileyi chromosome 7, mCanLup2.hap1, whole genome shotgun sequence DNA encodes these proteins:
- the KLHDC3 gene encoding kelch domain-containing protein 3 isoform X1: MLRWTVHLEGGPRRVNHAAVAVGHRVYSFGGYCSGEDYETLRQIDVHIFNAVSLRWTKLPPVRPAIRGQAPVVPYMRYGHSTVLIDDTVFLWGGRNDTEGACNVLYAFDVNTHKWSTPRVSGTVPGARDGHSACVLGKTMYIFGGYEQLADCFSNDIHKLDTSTMTWTLICTKGNPARWRDFHSATMLGSHMYVFGGRADRFGPFHSNNEIYCNRIRVFDTRTEAWLDCPPTPVLPEGRRSHSAFGYNGELYIFGGYNARLNRHFHDLWKFNPVSFTWKKIEPKGKGPCPRRRQCCCIVGDKIVLFGGTSPSPEEGLGDDFDLIDHSDLHILDFSPSLKTLCKLAVIQYNLDQSCLPHDIRWELNAMTTNSNISRPIFSSHG; encoded by the exons ATGTTACGGTGGACAGTGCACCTGGAGGGCGGGCCCCGCAGGGTGAACCATGCTGCAGTGGCTGTTGGGCACCGGGTATACTCCTTCGGGGGTTACTGCTCTGGTGAAGACTATGAAACACTGCGTCAGATTGACGTGCACATTTTCAATGCAG TGTCCTTGCGTTGGACAAAGCTGCCCCCAGTGAGGCCTGCCATCCGTGGGCAGGCTCCTGTGGTACCCTACATGCGGTATGGACACTCAACTGTCCTCATCGACGACACGGTCTTCCTTTGGGGCGGGCGGAACGACACCGAAGGAGCCTGCAATGTGCTATATGCCTTTGATGTCA aTACTCACAAATGGTCCACACCCCGAGTGTCAGGAACAGTTCCTGGAGCCCGGGACGGACATTCAGCTTGTGTCCTTGGCAagaccatgtacattttcggggGCTATGAGCAGCTG GCGGATTGCTTTTCCAATGACATTCACAAGCTGGATACCAGCACCATGACATGGACCCTTATCTGTACAAAG GGCAACCCTGCGCGCTGGAGGGACTTCCACTCAGCCACAATGCTGGGCAGTCACATGTATGTCTTTGGGGGCCGTGCTGACCGCTTTGGGCCATTCCATTCCAACAACGAGATTTACTGCAACCGCATCCGTGTCTTTGACACCAGGACTGAGGCTTGGCTGGACTGTCCCCCCACTCCGGTGCTGCCTGAGGGCCGCCGGAGCCACTCAGCCT TTGGCTACAATGGGGAGCTGTACATCTTTGGTGGCTATAATGCAAGGCTGAACCGGCACTTCCATGACCTCTGGAAGTTTAACCCTG TGTCCTTCACATGGAAGAAGATTGAACCGAAGGGGAAGGGGCCATGTCCCCGCCGGCGCCAGTGCTGCTGTATTGTTGGTGACAAGATTGTTCTGTTTGGGGGTACCAG TCCATCTCCTGAGGAAGGTCTGGGAGATGACTTTGACCTCATAGATCATTCTGACTTACACATTTTGGACTTTA GCCCTAGTCTGAAGACTCTGTGTAAACTGGCCGTGATTCAGTATAACCTGGACCAGTCCTGTTTGCCCCATGACATCAG GTGGGAGCTGAATGCCATGACCACCAACAGCAATATCAGTCGCCCCATCTTCTCCTCCCATGGGTAG
- the MEA1 gene encoding male-enhanced antigen 1 — translation MAAVVLGGDTMGPERIFPNQTEELGPHQGPTEGTGDWSSEEPEEEQEDTGAGPAGYSYQPLNQDPEQEEVELAPVGDGEDVVADIQDRIQALGLHLPDPPVESEDEEEEGATGLSNHSSIPMDPEHVELVKRTMAGVSLPAPGVPAWAREISDAQWEDVVQKALQARQGAPAWK, via the exons ATGGCAGCGGTAGTTCTAGGGGGAGACACCATGGGCCCCGAGCGTATCTTCCCCAATCAGACTGAGGAACTGGGGCCGCACCAGGGCCCTACAGAAGGCACTGGGGATTGGAGCAGCGAGGAGCCTGAGGAAGAGCAGGAGGACACAGGGGCAGGCCCAGCTGGCTACTCCTATCAGCCCCTGAACCAGGATCCTGAGCAAGAGGAGGTGGAGCTGGCACCGGTGGGGGATGGTGAAGATGTAGTTGCTGATATTCAGGATCGGATCCAG GCCCTGGGGCTTCATTTGCCAGACCCACCAGTAGAGAGcgaggatgaagaggaggagggagctaCCGGACTGAGCAACCACAGCTCTATTCCCATGGACCCTG AACATGTGGAGCTGGTGAAAAGGACAATGGCTGGAGTAAGCCTGCCTGCACCAGGGGTTCCTGCCTGGGCCCGGGAGATCTCAGATGCCCAGTGGGAAGATGTGGTACAGAAGGCCCTCCAAGCTCGGCAGGGAGCCCCAGCCTGGAAGTGA
- the KLHDC3 gene encoding kelch domain-containing protein 3 isoform X2, which translates to MLRWTVHLEGGPRRVNHAAVAVGHRVYSFGGYCSGEDYETLRQIDVHIFNAVSLRWTKLPPVRPAIRGQAPVVPYMRYGHSTVLIDDTVFLWGGRNDTEGACNVLYAFDVNTHKWSTPRVSGTVPGARDGHSACVLGKTMYIFGGYEQLADCFSNDIHKLDTSTMTWTLICTKGNPARWRDFHSATMLGSHMYVFGGRADRFGPFHSNNEIYCNRIRVFDTRTEAWLDCPPTPVLPEGRRSHSAFGYNGELYIFGGYNARLNRHFHDLWKFNPVSFTWKKIEPKGKGPCPRRRQCCCIVGDKIVLFGGTSPSPEEGLGDDFDLIDHSDLHILDFNTSDMSFEELLELQSQVGTKTYKRLVAGNSSKKEGSRPRVQNACVADKHRPLEMSAKVRVPFLRQVVPISKKVARDPRFDDLSGEYNPEVFDKTYEFLNDIRAKEKELVKKQLKKHHSGQEHEKLQQLLQRMEQQEMAQQERRRQQELRLALKQEQRARAQQGHRPYFLKKSEQRQLVLAEKFKELKRSKRLESFLSRKRRRNAGKDRRHLPLSKE; encoded by the exons ATGTTACGGTGGACAGTGCACCTGGAGGGCGGGCCCCGCAGGGTGAACCATGCTGCAGTGGCTGTTGGGCACCGGGTATACTCCTTCGGGGGTTACTGCTCTGGTGAAGACTATGAAACACTGCGTCAGATTGACGTGCACATTTTCAATGCAG TGTCCTTGCGTTGGACAAAGCTGCCCCCAGTGAGGCCTGCCATCCGTGGGCAGGCTCCTGTGGTACCCTACATGCGGTATGGACACTCAACTGTCCTCATCGACGACACGGTCTTCCTTTGGGGCGGGCGGAACGACACCGAAGGAGCCTGCAATGTGCTATATGCCTTTGATGTCA aTACTCACAAATGGTCCACACCCCGAGTGTCAGGAACAGTTCCTGGAGCCCGGGACGGACATTCAGCTTGTGTCCTTGGCAagaccatgtacattttcggggGCTATGAGCAGCTG GCGGATTGCTTTTCCAATGACATTCACAAGCTGGATACCAGCACCATGACATGGACCCTTATCTGTACAAAG GGCAACCCTGCGCGCTGGAGGGACTTCCACTCAGCCACAATGCTGGGCAGTCACATGTATGTCTTTGGGGGCCGTGCTGACCGCTTTGGGCCATTCCATTCCAACAACGAGATTTACTGCAACCGCATCCGTGTCTTTGACACCAGGACTGAGGCTTGGCTGGACTGTCCCCCCACTCCGGTGCTGCCTGAGGGCCGCCGGAGCCACTCAGCCT TTGGCTACAATGGGGAGCTGTACATCTTTGGTGGCTATAATGCAAGGCTGAACCGGCACTTCCATGACCTCTGGAAGTTTAACCCTG TGTCCTTCACATGGAAGAAGATTGAACCGAAGGGGAAGGGGCCATGTCCCCGCCGGCGCCAGTGCTGCTGTATTGTTGGTGACAAGATTGTTCTGTTTGGGGGTACCAG TCCATCTCCTGAGGAAGGTCTGGGAGATGACTTTGACCTCATAGATCATTCTGACTTACACATTTTGGACTTTA ACACATCTGACATGTCCTTTGAAGAGCTGTTGGAATTGCAGAGCCAAGTGGGGACTAAGACATACAAACGGTTGGTAGCTGGAaacagttctaagaaggaaggcTCTAGACCACGTGTCCAAAATGCCTGTGTTGCAGATAAGCACAG GCCTCTGGAAATGTCAGCCAAGGTCCGGGTGCCATTTTTGCGTCAAGTTGTCCCCATCAGTAAGAAG GTAGCCCGGGACCCCCGCTTTGACGATCTGTCAGGAGAATATAATCCTGAGGTGTTTGACAAAACATATGAATTCCTGAATGACATCCGAGCCAAAGAGAAAGAG CTTGTGAAAAAGCAGTTGAAGAAGCACCATTCAGGGCAGGAGCATGAGAAACTGCAGCAGCTGCTTCAGAGAATG GAGCAGCAAGAAATGGCACAGCAGGaacgcaggaggcaacaggagcTGCGCCTGGCCCtgaagcaggagcagagggctCGGGCCCAGCAGGGCCATCGGCCATACTTCCTGAAGAAAT CTGAGCAGCGGCAATTGGTCCTAGCTGAGAAGTTCAAGGAGCTGAAACGCAGCAAGAGGCTAGAGAGCTTCTTGAGTCGAAAGAGGCGCCGAAATGCAGGCAAGGACCGGAGACATCTCCCTTTGAGCAAAGAGTAA
- the PPP2R5D gene encoding serine/threonine-protein phosphatase 2A 56 kDa regulatory subunit delta isoform codes for MPYKLKKEKEPPKLAKGTAKPSSSGKDGGGESTDEAQPQPQPQPQPQPQPQPQPPSSNKRPSNSTPPPTQLSKIKYSGGPQIVKKERRQSSSRFNLSKNRELQKLPALKDSPTQEREELFIQKLRQCCVLFDFVSDPLSDLKFKEVKRAGLNEMVEYITHSRDVVTEAIYPEAVTMFSVNLFRTLPPSSNPTGAEFDPEEDEPTLEAAWPHLQLVYEFFLRFLESPDFQPNIAKKYIDQKFVLALLDLFDSEDPRERDFLKTILHRIYGKFLGLRAYIRRQINHIFYRFIYETEHHNGIAELLEILGSIINGFALPLKEEHKMFLIRVLLPLHKVKSLSVYHPQLAYCVVQFLEKESSLTEPVIVGLLKFWPKTHSPKEVMFLNELEEILDVIEPSEFSKVMEPLFRQLAKCVSSPHFQVAERALYYWNNEYIMSLISDNAARVLPIMFPALYRNSKSHWNKTIHGLIYNALKLFMEMNQKLFDDCTQQYKAEKQKGRFRMKEREEMWQKIEELARLNPQYPMFRAPPPLPPVYSMETETPTAEDIQLLKRTVETEAVQMLKDIKKEKVLLRRKSELPQDVYTIKALEAHKRAEEFLTASQEAL; via the exons gcccagccccagccgcagccccagccccagccgcagccgcagccgcagccccaGCCACCATCATCCAACAAGCGTCCCAGCAATAGCACGCCACCCCCAACGCAACTCAGCAAAATCAAGTACTCTGGGGGACCCCAGATTGTCAAGAAGGAGCGACGGCAAAGCTCCTCCCGGTTCAATCTCAGCAAGAACCGAGAGTTGCAGAAGCTTCCTGCCCTGAAAG ATTCACCAACCCAGGAGCGGGAAGAGCTCTTTATCCAGAAGCTACGCCAGTGCTGTGTCCTCTTTGACTTCGTATCAGATCCACTCAGTGACCTCAAATTCAAGGAGGTGAAGCGAGCAGGACTCAATGAAATGGTGGAGTACATTACCCACAGCCGCGATGTTGTCACTGAGGCCATTTACCCTGAGGCAGTCACCATG TTTTCAGTGAATCTCTTCCGGACGCTGCCACCTTCATCAAACCCCACTGGAGCCGAGTTTGACCCAGAAGAGGACGAGCCCACCCTGGAAGCTGCCTGGCCGCATCTCCAG CTCGTGTATGAGTTTTTCTTACGTTTCCTTGAGTCTCCCGATTTCCAGCCAAACATAGCCAAGAAGTATATCGACCAGAAGTTCGTCCTTGCT CTCTTGGACCTGTTCGACAGTGAGGATCCTCGAGAGCGGGACTTCCTCAAGACCATCCTGCATCGTATCTATGGCAAGTTTCTGGGGCTCCGGGCTTATATCCGTAGGCAGATCAACCACATCTTCTACAG GTTCATCTATGAGACAGAGCATCACAACGGGATCGCTGAGCTCCTGGAGATCCTTGGCAG CATCATCAACGGCTTTGCCTTGCCCCTTAAAGAAGAGCACAAGATGTTCCTCATCCGTGTCCTGCTTCCCCTTCACAAGGTCAAGTCCCTGAGTGTCTACCACCCTCAG CTGGCTTACTGTGTGGTACAGTTCCTGGAGAAGGAGAGCAGTCTCACTGAGCCG GTGATTGTAGGACTTCTGAAGTTCTGGCCCAAGACCCACAGCCCCAAGGAAGTCATGTTCCTGAATGAGCTAGAGGAGATTCTGGATGTCATTGAACCTTCAGAGTTCAGCAAAGTGATGGAACCCCTCTTCCGCCAGCTTGCCAAGTGTGTCTCCAGCccccatttccag gtGGCAGAGCGTGCTCTCTATTACTGGAACAATGAGTACATCATGAGCCTGATAAGTGACAATGCTGCCCGAGTCCTCCCCATCATGTTCCCTGCACTCTACCGGAACTCCAAGAGCCACTGGAACAA GACAATCCATGGACTGATCTACAATGCCCTGAAGCTGTTTATGGAGATGAATCAGAAGCTGTTTGATGACTGCACACAACAGTAcaaggcagagaaacagaa GGGCCGGTTCCGcatgaaggaaagggaagagatgtGGCAAAAGATTGAGGAGCTGGCCCGACTTAACCCCCAG TATCCCATGTTCCGAGCTCCTCCACCACTGCCTCCCGTGTATTCCATGGAGACAGAGACCCCCACAGCAGAGGACATCCAGCTTCTGAAGAGGACAGTGGAGACAGAGGCCGTGCAG ATGCTAAAGGACATCAAGAAGGAGAAGGTGCTGCTTCGGCGGAAGTCAGAGCTGCCCCAGGACGTGTACACCATCAAGGCACTGGAGGCACACAAGCGGGCGGAAGAATTCTTAACTGCCAGCCAGGAGGCTCTCTGA